A genomic window from Flavobacterium lindanitolerans includes:
- a CDS encoding DUF4159 domain-containing protein, protein MKKIYFAFLLCFSLVAQSQEIALLKYNGGGDWYGNPTSLPNLIKFCNQNINTRITPKPATVEPGSPDLLSYPFVHMTGHGNVVFSDSEINNLRNYLTSGGFLHVDDNYGMDEYIRRELKRIFPNNALVEIPANHPIFQKPFSFPAGIPKIHEHDNKRPQAFGIFIDNRLALLYTYETDLGDGWEDPEVHNDPKEVREKALKMGANIIYYIFNN, encoded by the coding sequence ATGAAGAAAATATATTTTGCATTTCTGTTGTGTTTTTCCCTTGTAGCCCAATCGCAGGAAATTGCCTTATTAAAATACAATGGCGGTGGTGACTGGTATGGAAATCCGACTTCTTTGCCCAACCTGATTAAATTTTGCAATCAAAATATAAATACCCGAATCACTCCAAAACCGGCAACGGTTGAACCGGGAAGTCCTGACCTGCTCTCCTATCCTTTTGTACACATGACCGGACACGGGAATGTGGTATTCAGTGATTCCGAAATAAACAATCTACGAAACTATCTTACTTCCGGTGGATTTCTCCATGTAGATGACAACTATGGAATGGATGAATATATCCGCAGGGAACTGAAAAGAATTTTTCCAAACAACGCTCTTGTGGAAATCCCGGCAAACCATCCCATATTCCAAAAACCTTTTTCATTTCCTGCCGGAATCCCGAAAATCCACGAACACGACAACAAAAGGCCACAGGCATTTGGAATTTTTATAGACAACAGGCTGGCACTTTTGTATACTTATGAAACCGATTTGGGTGATGGATGGGAAGACCCGGAAGTGCACAACGACCCAAAAGAAGTTCGTGAAAAAGCACTAAAAATGGGCGCCAATATTATCTATTATATTTTCAATAATTAG
- the gcvT gene encoding glycine cleavage system aminomethyltransferase GcvT, producing MKNTALTHVHENLGAKMVPFAGYNMPVQYEGVNIEHETVRNGVGVFDVSHMGEFLISGPNALALIQKVTTNDASTLTVGKAQYSCLPNENGGIVDDLIVYKMKEDQYLLVVNASNIEKDWNWISTKNDVGAEMRNISDDYSLLAIQGPKAVEAMQSLTSVDLAAIKYYHFEVGDFAGVPDVIISATGYTGSGGFEIYAKNENIEQIWNKVFEAGKSYGIKPIGLAARDTLRLEMGFCLYGNDINDTTSPIEAGLGWITKFNKEFTNSENLLKQKEAGVLRKLVGFELTERGIPRHDYEIVDKDGNIIGVVTSGTMAPSLNKGIGLGYVTTEFSGVDSEIFIRIRKNDIPAKVVKLPFYKK from the coding sequence ATGAAAAATACCGCGCTTACGCACGTTCACGAAAATCTTGGAGCTAAAATGGTTCCTTTTGCAGGATATAATATGCCAGTACAATATGAAGGAGTAAATATTGAACACGAAACTGTTCGTAACGGAGTTGGAGTTTTTGATGTTTCACACATGGGAGAATTCCTTATTTCAGGTCCAAATGCCCTGGCTTTAATCCAAAAAGTAACCACAAATGATGCTTCTACATTAACCGTAGGCAAAGCACAATATTCTTGTCTTCCAAACGAAAATGGCGGTATTGTAGACGATTTGATTGTTTATAAAATGAAAGAAGACCAATATTTGCTGGTTGTGAATGCCTCTAACATTGAGAAAGACTGGAATTGGATTTCTACAAAAAATGATGTTGGTGCTGAAATGAGAAATATCTCTGACGACTATTCATTATTAGCCATACAAGGACCAAAAGCTGTAGAAGCAATGCAGTCACTGACGTCTGTTGACCTTGCTGCAATCAAATACTACCACTTTGAAGTGGGAGATTTTGCCGGAGTACCGGATGTAATCATTTCTGCAACTGGCTACACCGGTTCGGGCGGTTTTGAAATCTACGCAAAAAACGAAAACATCGAACAAATCTGGAATAAGGTATTTGAAGCCGGAAAATCATATGGTATCAAACCTATCGGATTAGCGGCAAGAGATACGCTTCGTCTTGAAATGGGCTTCTGTCTTTACGGGAATGACATTAATGACACGACTTCGCCTATCGAAGCCGGTTTGGGTTGGATTACTAAATTCAACAAAGAATTTACCAATTCTGAAAATCTTCTAAAACAGAAAGAAGCCGGAGTCTTAAGAAAGCTTGTTGGTTTTGAATTGACAGAAAGAGGAATTCCACGCCATGACTATGAAATCGTTGACAAAGATGGAAACATCATCGGGGTAGTAACTTCCGGGACTATGGCACCATCTTTGAACAAAGGTATTGGTCTGGGCTACGTTACCACAGAATTCTCCGGAGTAGATAGTGAGATTTTTATCCGTATCCGAAAAAATGACATCCCGGCCAAAGTCGTTAAATTGCCCTTTTATAAAAAATAA
- a CDS encoding YebC/PmpR family DNA-binding transcriptional regulator — MGRAFEFRKNRKMKRWSAMAKAFTRIGKDIVMAVKEGGPNPESNSRLRAVIQNAKAVNMPKDNVERAIKKATDKDTANYKEVLFEGYAPHGIAILIETATDNNNRTVANIRSYFNKCNGTLGTQGSVEFMFDHTCNFRIPAEGIDIEEMELEFIDFGAEEIFADEDGILIYAPFESFGAIQKELENRGIEILSSGFERIPQVTKKLTEDQIADVEKLLEKIEEDDDVQNVYHTMEE; from the coding sequence ATGGGAAGAGCGTTTGAGTTCAGAAAAAATAGAAAAATGAAGCGCTGGTCAGCAATGGCTAAAGCATTTACAAGAATTGGAAAAGATATTGTAATGGCGGTTAAGGAAGGCGGTCCAAATCCGGAGTCCAACTCCAGATTAAGGGCAGTTATCCAAAATGCCAAAGCTGTGAACATGCCTAAGGATAATGTTGAAAGAGCTATCAAAAAGGCAACGGACAAAGACACGGCAAACTATAAAGAAGTTTTATTTGAAGGATATGCACCACACGGAATTGCAATCCTGATTGAAACTGCTACAGACAATAATAACAGAACTGTAGCCAACATCAGAAGCTATTTCAACAAATGCAACGGAACTTTAGGAACACAGGGTTCTGTAGAGTTTATGTTTGACCATACCTGCAACTTCAGAATTCCGGCAGAAGGAATCGACATTGAAGAAATGGAATTGGAATTCATTGATTTTGGTGCCGAAGAAATTTTTGCCGATGAAGACGGCATCCTGATTTATGCTCCATTCGAAAGTTTTGGCGCCATCCAGAAAGAATTGGAAAACAGAGGCATTGAAATCCTTTCTTCCGGATTTGAGAGAATTCCGCAGGTAACCAAAAAACTTACGGAAGACCAGATAGCAGACGTAGAGAAGCTTTTGGAAAAAATTGAAGAAGATGACGACGTTCAAAACGTTTACCATACTATGGAAGAATAA
- a CDS encoding THUMP-like domain-containing protein codes for MISDILKPEIQNFIEANIRKDISKLAFQKNPFPEIDFAVLLNQIAAKGKAEQKLPTWYAAKNIVYPPKLSIEQTSSEETASYKAAIVSGKSLIDLTGGFGVDSYYFSKKMKSVVHCEMNAELSDIASHNFKILHASNIECFTGDSSEILQKLNRKFDWMYVDPSRRSDVKGKVFLLKDCLPNVPELQKFYFEYSDNLLIKTAPILDIAAGLSELTNVKAIHIIAIENEVKELLWEISKDYTGSITIITLNKTKEKTEKLDFVLGESESAFYGLPKKYLYEPNSSIMKSGFFESVSAKFKLDKLHPLSHLYTANELVDFPGRTFQIDEVIKYGKTEMKELLQNKKANITIRNFPETVENLRKKWKINDGGNLYCFFTTNMNNDKIVLLCTKIKTEE; via the coding sequence TTGATTTCTGACATTCTAAAACCCGAAATCCAGAATTTTATAGAAGCCAATATCAGGAAAGATATTTCAAAACTGGCTTTCCAGAAAAATCCGTTTCCTGAAATCGACTTTGCCGTATTGTTAAACCAGATAGCGGCAAAAGGCAAGGCAGAACAGAAACTTCCTACCTGGTATGCAGCAAAAAACATTGTTTATCCTCCAAAACTATCAATAGAACAGACTTCATCTGAAGAAACAGCTTCCTACAAAGCAGCAATTGTTTCCGGAAAAAGCCTGATTGACCTGACCGGCGGCTTTGGTGTTGACAGTTATTATTTTTCAAAAAAAATGAAATCGGTTGTTCATTGTGAAATGAATGCGGAATTATCTGATATTGCAAGTCATAATTTTAAAATACTCCATGCCTCAAATATCGAATGCTTTACAGGCGACAGTTCGGAAATACTTCAGAAGCTGAATCGGAAATTTGACTGGATGTATGTTGACCCATCAAGACGAAGTGATGTAAAAGGAAAGGTTTTCCTTTTAAAAGATTGTCTGCCCAATGTTCCGGAATTGCAGAAATTCTATTTTGAATATTCAGACAATCTGCTGATAAAGACAGCTCCCATTCTGGATATTGCTGCAGGATTATCAGAACTTACCAATGTAAAGGCCATCCATATTATAGCCATTGAAAACGAAGTCAAAGAATTGCTTTGGGAAATTTCAAAAGATTATACCGGCAGTATAACAATTATTACCTTAAACAAAACCAAAGAAAAGACTGAAAAACTTGATTTTGTACTGGGTGAAAGTGAAAGTGCTTTTTACGGATTGCCTAAAAAATATCTTTATGAACCTAATAGTTCAATAATGAAATCCGGCTTTTTTGAGTCGGTGAGCGCCAAATTTAAACTGGACAAGCTTCATCCGCTTTCGCATCTTTATACTGCCAATGAATTGGTTGATTTTCCCGGAAGAACCTTTCAGATTGATGAAGTAATAAAATACGGCAAAACTGAAATGAAGGAACTGCTACAAAATAAAAAAGCCAATATTACTATCCGGAATTTTCCGGAAACCGTTGAGAACCTTCGAAAAAAGTGGAAAATAAATGACGGAGGAAACCTGTATTGTTTTTTTACGACCAATATGAATAATGACAAAATAGTATTACTTTGCACCAAAATAAAAACAGAAGAATGA
- a CDS encoding AI-2E family transporter, producing MVTSKTIANGILRALAVITGILLLLFLLYKIQSVILFLFIALIVSMIGNPIVKFLEKRLKFNHIVAVIVTLVFFILLMAGFIMMFVPLIVSQGENLSLLDTARLEADLVDLTERLKSYFSDHNIDIESMVKKSDLTSKLNLNFIPNFINSLVSILGNVGVAIGSVIFITFFFLKDQKLFIVNAKKILPNEHEDKILNSFRKINHLLSRYFIGLIGQVTILFICYLIVLLIFGVENAFIIAFITAILNIIPYIGPLIATVLVAILTMLGHMDPESQGEMLSTTIYVLIGYTVAQIIDNNITTPLIFSNSVNSHPLEIFVVILASGFIFGVLGMIVAVPLYTIVKVVAKEFFPQNPIVKILTRNI from the coding sequence ATGGTGACCTCAAAAACTATTGCTAACGGAATATTGCGTGCTTTGGCAGTAATAACCGGAATTTTGCTCTTGCTGTTTCTTTTATATAAAATCCAGTCCGTTATTCTTTTCCTGTTCATTGCTTTGATTGTCAGCATGATTGGAAATCCGATTGTCAAATTCCTGGAAAAAAGATTAAAGTTCAACCATATCGTAGCAGTTATAGTAACACTGGTATTCTTTATATTGCTCATGGCGGGCTTTATCATGATGTTTGTTCCGTTAATCGTTTCGCAGGGCGAAAATCTTTCTTTATTAGATACAGCACGACTTGAAGCCGATTTGGTGGATTTGACCGAAAGACTGAAGAGTTATTTTTCAGACCATAATATCGACATCGAAAGTATGGTCAAAAAATCAGACCTGACCTCGAAACTGAATCTGAATTTTATTCCTAATTTCATAAATTCTTTGGTTTCAATACTCGGAAATGTTGGTGTCGCTATAGGTTCTGTCATTTTTATTACTTTTTTCTTTTTGAAAGACCAGAAACTCTTTATCGTCAATGCCAAGAAGATACTTCCAAACGAACACGAAGACAAAATCCTGAATTCTTTCAGAAAAATAAACCACTTGTTAAGCCGTTATTTTATTGGCCTTATCGGACAGGTAACCATTTTATTTATTTGCTACCTAATCGTATTGCTGATTTTTGGTGTGGAAAATGCATTTATCATCGCTTTTATCACAGCAATTCTGAATATCATACCTTATATCGGACCGCTTATTGCCACTGTCCTTGTTGCCATATTGACAATGCTGGGCCACATGGACCCTGAATCACAGGGCGAAATGCTATCGACAACAATATATGTATTGATTGGCTACACCGTTGCCCAAATTATTGATAACAACATCACCACTCCGTTAATATTCTCCAACAGCGTCAATTCCCATCCTTTGGAAATTTTTGTGGTAATTCTGGCGAGCGGATTTATTTTTGGAGTACTGGGAATGATTGTGGCAGTACCACTTTATACCATTGTAAAAGTAGTTGCCAAAGAATTTTTCCCTCAAAATCCTATCGTAAAAATTTTAACCCGAAACATTTGA
- a CDS encoding LIC11966 family surface protein: protein MKKTVLAIFALFAITLAKAQDFRTPVDYLNFIGKESAAISRNTWNYTKAVAHSKSARRIDASRKALLKSIQNASKKIAGLKNGYKGDTEYRDQLLSYLSISEKYINDEYEKIIDMQEVAEQSYDFMEAYIMARDLVNEKINDEVEKLNANQKLFGNKYNIQITDDNSDLSKKMRASNAVFKYHTEMFLIFFKVNVTDINLMKSIEQKDLNAIQQHASSLELYANEGLEKLKTTVPFNKDASLIEATKKALEFYKKEAIELTPKVVSFLMLNQQVEDTKESLDKKPEKNRTKQEIDNFNNLVKSVNNEISEYNKLNSKFYQNKIAVNTEWEQAGEQFISKHVPKD, encoded by the coding sequence ATGAAAAAAACCGTACTTGCCATTTTTGCCTTATTTGCCATAACACTAGCCAAAGCCCAGGATTTCCGAACTCCTGTTGATTATCTGAACTTTATCGGGAAAGAATCTGCTGCTATTTCGAGAAATACGTGGAATTACACTAAAGCTGTTGCACACAGCAAAAGTGCCAGAAGGATTGATGCTTCCCGAAAAGCCTTGCTCAAATCGATACAAAATGCTTCAAAGAAAATAGCCGGGCTGAAAAACGGCTACAAAGGAGACACTGAATATCGAGACCAGCTCCTGTCCTATCTGTCGATTTCGGAAAAATACATCAATGATGAATATGAAAAAATCATCGACATGCAGGAAGTTGCAGAACAATCATATGATTTTATGGAAGCCTATATTATGGCACGTGACCTGGTAAATGAAAAAATAAATGATGAAGTTGAAAAGCTCAACGCCAACCAGAAACTTTTTGGGAATAAATACAATATTCAGATTACGGATGATAATTCCGATTTAAGCAAAAAAATGAGGGCTTCAAATGCCGTCTTCAAATACCATACGGAAATGTTCCTTATCTTTTTCAAAGTGAATGTAACCGATATAAATCTGATGAAATCAATTGAACAAAAAGACCTGAATGCCATACAACAACACGCTTCTTCATTGGAACTTTATGCCAATGAAGGTTTGGAAAAGCTAAAAACAACAGTTCCTTTTAATAAGGATGCCAGTCTGATTGAAGCGACAAAAAAAGCACTTGAATTTTATAAAAAAGAGGCGATTGAGCTTACGCCTAAAGTAGTTTCATTCCTGATGCTGAACCAACAGGTAGAGGACACTAAAGAATCTTTGGATAAAAAACCTGAAAAGAACAGGACAAAACAGGAAATTGACAATTTCAACAATCTGGTAAAATCCGTAAACAACGAAATCAGCGAATACAATAAGCTGAATTCTAAGTTCTACCAGAACAAAATAGCCGTTAATACGGAATGGGAACAGGCCGGTGAACAATTTATTTCAAAACATGTTCCGAAAGATTAA
- a CDS encoding S41 family peptidase, with the protein MNRILLFLLFIPFVSHSQDSGKSCDVLIKINKLIQHEHFNPKPVDDSLSVYVFETLMNELDTDKNIFLKTEYDYLSKYKFKLDDYIAGNDCSFFEDFSKTYKKALERSKTAIEKLQKEKLDYNTNDTVRFTKKNFPFYVKAEDVSKVFAKRLRFDILEDIAKTSKNYDSLKQNFASLEKKSREKIFETALCKITNRLDSKEGIEKNIRNSFYSIFCSYFDPHTSYFSYDTKSSFLSELSTDNFSLGMYVSLNENEELIVQEIVPGGPAARTEIIEKGDQVIKVSPKKGEDFLVSCSSLETIGSIIFSDTHKEITLSMRKKNGTLYDVTLQKKIMKADDHAAYSYIVSKNNTRIGYINIPSFYTDFDRNTVQGISDDVAKEILKLKKDNIEGLILDLQDDGGGSMEEAIKLSGMFIDAGPISVLVNNKKEQKIIKDFNRGVVYNGPIVVLVNGNSASASEFFASVMQDYNRAIIIGATTLGKASMQQILPIENGNEQDFVKLTIEKFYRITGKSHQLTGVVPDVAIPTLYDGIISREKSSKTALKNDVITTKAKFVPYSRSDFENLIAQSKKRVSNNAYFNEINAINTKINSIYNSPKDPILLNFESVFKDVHSIDAFFDSVKKIVETPIDFEIANTSYEKEILKFDEFQKSISEYRIKDLKTNAYVLEGINIISDYYATKKN; encoded by the coding sequence ATGAATAGAATCCTGCTGTTTTTACTGTTTATCCCTTTTGTATCACATTCACAAGATAGCGGTAAATCCTGCGATGTTCTTATAAAAATAAACAAGCTCATCCAACATGAGCATTTCAATCCTAAACCGGTAGACGACAGCCTATCGGTTTATGTTTTTGAAACATTAATGAATGAATTGGATACGGACAAAAATATTTTCCTGAAAACGGAATATGATTATCTGTCAAAGTACAAATTCAAACTTGATGATTATATTGCCGGTAACGACTGTTCTTTTTTCGAAGATTTTTCCAAAACCTATAAGAAAGCTCTGGAAAGAAGCAAGACTGCCATTGAAAAATTACAGAAAGAAAAGCTGGATTACAATACAAACGATACAGTCCGTTTTACCAAAAAGAATTTTCCGTTTTATGTAAAAGCAGAAGACGTGAGCAAAGTTTTTGCAAAAAGGCTGCGTTTTGATATTTTGGAAGATATTGCCAAGACCAGTAAAAATTATGATTCCCTAAAACAGAACTTTGCAAGTCTTGAAAAAAAATCAAGGGAAAAAATATTCGAGACAGCCCTTTGTAAAATCACCAACAGGCTGGACTCCAAAGAAGGTATCGAAAAGAACATCCGAAACAGTTTTTACTCTATTTTCTGTTCCTACTTTGACCCGCATACCTCCTACTTTTCATACGACACCAAATCCTCTTTCCTATCTGAACTTTCCACAGATAATTTTTCTCTGGGAATGTATGTCTCCCTGAATGAAAATGAGGAGCTGATTGTTCAGGAAATTGTCCCGGGAGGCCCTGCCGCAAGAACAGAAATCATAGAAAAAGGAGACCAGGTAATTAAAGTATCTCCCAAAAAAGGAGAAGATTTTCTCGTTTCCTGCAGTTCTCTGGAAACCATTGGAAGTATTATTTTTTCAGATACTCACAAAGAAATTACACTTTCAATGCGAAAGAAAAACGGAACATTATACGATGTCACACTTCAGAAAAAAATAATGAAGGCAGACGACCATGCGGCCTACAGCTATATAGTGTCAAAAAACAACACCCGCATCGGATATATCAATATTCCGAGTTTTTATACTGATTTTGACAGAAACACGGTTCAGGGTATTTCGGATGACGTTGCAAAGGAAATTCTAAAGTTAAAAAAAGATAATATTGAAGGACTGATACTTGACCTTCAGGATGATGGGGGCGGTTCTATGGAAGAAGCCATAAAATTGTCCGGAATGTTTATTGACGCTGGCCCTATTTCCGTTTTGGTCAACAATAAGAAAGAACAAAAAATCATTAAGGATTTCAATCGGGGTGTTGTATATAATGGCCCCATAGTTGTATTGGTAAATGGAAATTCTGCTTCGGCCAGTGAATTTTTTGCTTCTGTGATGCAGGACTATAACAGAGCTATTATTATAGGAGCAACAACATTAGGTAAAGCTTCCATGCAGCAAATACTTCCAATAGAAAACGGAAACGAACAGGATTTTGTTAAACTGACCATTGAAAAATTCTACCGAATTACAGGAAAAAGCCATCAGCTAACCGGAGTTGTTCCTGATGTAGCGATTCCAACCCTATATGACGGTATTATTTCAAGGGAAAAAAGCAGTAAAACGGCATTAAAAAATGATGTTATTACTACAAAGGCTAAGTTTGTTCCTTATTCAAGAAGTGATTTTGAAAACCTGATTGCACAAAGCAAAAAAAGAGTCAGCAACAATGCCTATTTCAATGAAATAAACGCTATCAATACAAAAATCAATTCCATATACAATTCTCCAAAAGATCCAATCCTGTTAAATTTTGAAAGCGTATTCAAAGATGTACACAGTATTGATGCGTTTTTTGATTCCGTAAAAAAGATAGTTGAGACACCAATTGATTTTGAAATTGCGAATACTTCCTACGAAAAAGAAATATTGAAATTTGATGAGTTCCAGAAAAGCATTAGCGAATATCGTATTAAGGACTTAAAGACTAATGCTTATGTTTTGGAAGGCATCAATATTATTTCCGATTATTACGCCACTAAAAAAAACTAG
- a CDS encoding 16S rRNA (uracil(1498)-N(3))-methyltransferase, giving the protein MQLFYNPTITTATETFFFDKEESKHIVKVLRKKEGDNLYVTNGLGYLFKTEIALASDSKCLVKIIGSEKGEATGYKLHLAVAPTKMNDRFEWFLEKATEIGIGEITPIICDHSERKVVKTDRFDKIILSAMKQSLHYYLPKLNEPVSFKDFIKQQQNEGLKLIAHCEETQKKSLKETVLPNQDVTILIGPEGDFSEKEIKLAVENNYIPVTLGNTRLRTETAAVVACHSVVFINEK; this is encoded by the coding sequence ATGCAATTATTCTATAATCCAACAATCACAACAGCAACAGAAACCTTCTTTTTCGACAAGGAAGAAAGCAAACACATCGTTAAAGTATTACGTAAAAAAGAAGGTGATAATCTATATGTAACCAACGGATTAGGTTATTTATTTAAAACCGAAATTGCATTAGCTTCAGATTCAAAATGTTTGGTAAAAATTATTGGCTCTGAAAAAGGTGAAGCAACCGGATATAAGCTTCATCTGGCTGTTGCGCCTACCAAAATGAACGACCGTTTTGAATGGTTTCTGGAAAAAGCAACCGAAATAGGAATTGGTGAAATTACACCTATCATCTGTGACCATTCTGAAAGAAAAGTAGTCAAGACAGACCGTTTTGACAAGATTATATTATCGGCTATGAAACAGTCGCTGCATTATTATCTCCCAAAATTGAATGAACCTGTTTCGTTTAAGGATTTTATAAAACAGCAACAAAACGAAGGGCTAAAGCTCATCGCCCACTGTGAGGAAACCCAGAAAAAATCATTAAAAGAAACCGTATTACCCAATCAGGACGTTACGATACTTATTGGTCCGGAAGGTGATTTTTCTGAAAAAGAAATCAAATTGGCGGTCGAAAACAATTACATTCCCGTAACTTTAGGCAATACGCGATTGAGAACTGAAACTGCTGCTGTTGTTGCTTGCCATAGTGTAGTTTTTATAAACGAAAAATAA
- a CDS encoding polysaccharide deacetylase family protein, with the protein MKFNIRTTVLFFSVFFSVQLYAQKQVAITIDDIPNTKRFQKDGFQSLLLKKLDSLQLPIAIFINEGKIYETDSVSMNFRLLENWVKRSYITLGNHSFSHLRYSDAGLTVFANDIYKGEAITKELAKKYSKPLKHFRFPFNDLGKDTLQHKEIENYLTQKGYRITPYTVESEDWAYSTVYEYYLAKNDIANAKSTGEKYVKKTIEFFEFFEMLGTQQYKRPVRHIYLCHDNLLNADYLPKIVKLLKTKGYTFVSLDEALQDSVYQQKDNYYKKWGVSWLYRWMKSQKEATAIMKKEPDNAEIEKLYDKITKG; encoded by the coding sequence ATGAAATTCAATATCAGGACAACAGTACTATTTTTTTCTGTATTTTTTTCTGTGCAGCTGTATGCGCAGAAGCAGGTTGCTATTACGATAGATGATATTCCCAATACAAAAAGATTCCAAAAGGATGGATTTCAGTCTTTATTATTGAAAAAACTGGATTCGTTACAATTACCGATTGCTATTTTTATCAATGAAGGAAAAATTTATGAAACAGATTCTGTGTCAATGAATTTCCGCTTGTTGGAAAATTGGGTTAAGCGAAGCTACATTACGCTGGGCAACCATAGTTTTAGCCATTTACGCTATTCTGATGCAGGACTAACGGTTTTTGCCAATGATATTTATAAAGGAGAAGCTATTACTAAAGAACTGGCAAAAAAATATAGTAAGCCATTAAAACATTTCAGATTTCCATTTAATGATTTGGGAAAAGACACATTGCAGCATAAAGAAATTGAAAATTACCTGACACAAAAAGGATATCGCATTACGCCTTATACGGTTGAGAGTGAAGATTGGGCCTATAGTACGGTTTATGAATATTACCTCGCCAAAAATGATATTGCGAATGCCAAAAGTACAGGGGAGAAGTATGTGAAAAAGACCATAGAATTTTTTGAGTTTTTTGAAATGCTGGGAACGCAGCAATACAAAAGACCGGTTCGTCATATTTATTTATGCCACGACAACTTGCTGAATGCTGATTACCTACCCAAAATCGTAAAACTGCTAAAAACAAAAGGCTATACTTTTGTGAGTCTTGATGAAGCCTTACAGGACAGTGTTTACCAACAGAAAGATAATTATTATAAAAAATGGGGTGTTTCCTGGCTCTATAGATGGATGAAATCCCAAAAGGAAGCCACCGCCATTATGAAAAAAGAACCCGATAACGCAGAAATAGAAAAACTCTACGATAAGATAACAAAAGGATAA
- the ddpX gene encoding D-alanyl-D-alanine dipeptidase: MRFLQLIVCLIVLSSCKNPQEVVYSDALLSSNREYIDENAAILEAAKANISDTAFVNLRDYGKDFFYDMKYATEDNFLKTKVYDCAECYLRFKTVKALIKANQAFLKLGYKIKVYDCYRPLDVQKKMWAITPNPTYVADPAKGSIHNRGGAVDITLTDYSGNELDMGTGFDHFGPEAAHDYKNISAEAATNRKILKEIMLKNGFRSFASEWWHYNLMSASTLPVSNFTWDCKN; encoded by the coding sequence ATGAGATTTCTACAGCTAATAGTGTGCCTAATTGTTCTTTCGTCTTGCAAAAATCCACAAGAGGTGGTTTATAGCGATGCTCTTTTGTCAAGCAATCGTGAATATATTGACGAAAATGCTGCGATTCTGGAAGCGGCCAAAGCTAACATCAGCGATACTGCTTTTGTGAATTTAAGGGATTATGGTAAAGATTTCTTTTATGATATGAAATATGCAACAGAAGACAATTTCCTGAAAACAAAAGTATACGATTGCGCGGAATGCTATCTCCGGTTTAAAACCGTTAAAGCTTTAATCAAAGCGAATCAGGCGTTTTTAAAACTTGGATATAAGATTAAAGTATATGATTGCTACAGACCTCTGGATGTACAAAAGAAGATGTGGGCAATAACGCCAAATCCTACTTATGTGGCCGACCCGGCTAAAGGTTCCATTCATAATAGAGGAGGGGCTGTAGACATAACGCTAACAGATTACAGCGGTAATGAATTGGATATGGGAACAGGATTTGACCATTTCGGACCGGAAGCGGCACATGACTATAAAAACATTTCGGCAGAAGCTGCAACCAATCGAAAGATTTTAAAAGAAATAATGCTGAAAAACGGATTCCGTTCTTTTGCTTCGGAATGGTGGCATTACAACCTGATGAGCGCTTCGACTTTACCTGTATCTAATTTTACATGGGACTGCAAGAACTAA